In Sesamum indicum cultivar Zhongzhi No. 13 unplaced genomic scaffold, S_indicum_v1.0 scaffold00120, whole genome shotgun sequence, a single window of DNA contains:
- the LOC105179080 gene encoding uncharacterized protein LOC105179080: MPFGLKNASASYQRLVNRMFKEQIGKSMEVYVDDMLVKSQRSYDHLSHLKKAFAIIRTYGMNLNPSKCTFGVGGGKFLGYMGAEKRYAETKKLALALVVTARKLGSYFQSHKVVVLTNHPLKSIMSRPEASGRLVKWAVELGEHDIEYQARTVEKAQVLADFVMELASEPNQELTTWMLHVDGSSNAGNRGASILIQGPEGVEIEVATRLSFSTTNNESEYEALILGLELAYEAGARDLEVYTDYQLVAM, translated from the exons GGACTGAAAAATGCAAGTGCCTCTTATCAGAGGCTGGTGAATAGGATGTTCAAAGAGCAAATCGGGAAATCAATGGAGGtctatgttgatgatatgcttGTAAAGAGTCAGAGGTCATATGACCATTTGTCACACTTGAAAAAGGCGTTCGCTATAATAAGAACTTATGGGATGAATTTGAACCCAAGCAAATGTACGTTTGGCGTTGGTGGaggcaaattcttgggttacATG GGAGCAGAGAAAAGGTATGCGGAGACAAAAAAACTGGCCCTAGCTTTGGTAGTAACTGCTCGCAAGTTAGGATCGTATTTCCAGTCACATAAGGTAGTGGTGTTGACTAATCACCCGTTGAAGAGTATAATGTCTCGTCCTGAAGCGTCAGGGAGATTAGTGAAATGGGCGGTTGAGTTGGGTGAGCACGATATTGAATATCAGGCTAGAACCGTTGAAAAAGCACAAGTACTTGCGGATTTCGTGATGGAGCTCGCTAGTGAGCCGAATCAAGAACTAACGACTTGGATGCTGCATGTGGATGGCTCTTCCAATGCTGGTAACAGAGGAGCTAGCATATTGATACAAGGACCAGAAGGGGTGGAGATCGAGGTCGCGACAAGGTTGTCTTTTTCAACAACTAACAACGAATCTGAGTATGAAGCACTGATATTAGGATTGGAGTTGGCCTATGAAGCTGGAGCAAGAGATCTCGAGGTGTATACTGATTATCAGCTAGTAGCAATGTAG